One part of the Candidatus Poribacteria bacterium genome encodes these proteins:
- a CDS encoding site-specific DNA-methyltransferase translates to MKTTHNILFQDARDLKEIPSQSVDLVVTSPPYPMIDMWDEMFSHQNPEIQKALACGDGKQAFALMHEILDAVWSEVFRVLKDGRFACINIGDATRTVKNDFGLYPNHARVLNYLLDIGFSALPDILWRKQANTPNKFMGSGMLPAGAYVTLEHEYILIVRKGSKREFKTEREKENRRESALFWEERNIWYSDVWTDIKGTEQKLPNTMSRLRSAAFPYELAYRLINMYSVKGDVILDPFLGTGTTTAAAMTSGRNSIGVEIDESFQQVICPITDHIVDFSNDYLHNRLQKHCAFVEDRIQNSGALKYTNKHYGCPVVTSQEQFIFLNSLKEAYTRRDNIFEVVYSTKPQTWNFNQPPETLVQNKEKSQTKPVQLSMLNAQ, encoded by the coding sequence ATGAAAACTACCCATAATATTCTTTTTCAAGATGCACGAGATTTGAAAGAAATCCCTTCCCAAAGCGTTGATCTCGTCGTTACCTCTCCGCCGTACCCCATGATTGATATGTGGGATGAGATGTTTAGTCATCAGAATCCAGAGATTCAGAAGGCATTGGCATGCGGCGATGGGAAACAAGCTTTTGCGTTGATGCACGAGATTCTCGATGCTGTCTGGAGTGAAGTCTTTAGGGTTTTAAAGGACGGTAGATTTGCGTGTATTAATATCGGAGATGCGACAAGGACCGTAAAAAATGATTTCGGTTTGTATCCTAACCACGCCAGAGTCTTGAATTACCTCTTAGATATCGGATTTTCTGCACTTCCCGATATCCTTTGGCGAAAACAAGCCAACACTCCTAACAAATTTATGGGATCGGGCATGCTGCCTGCGGGTGCTTATGTAACGCTGGAACACGAATACATTCTGATAGTAAGAAAAGGCTCCAAAAGGGAATTTAAAACGGAAAGGGAAAAAGAAAATCGACGTGAGAGTGCTCTGTTTTGGGAAGAACGAAATATTTGGTATTCGGATGTTTGGACGGATATTAAGGGAACGGAACAGAAGCTCCCGAATACGATGTCGCGATTGAGAAGCGCAGCGTTTCCTTATGAGTTGGCGTATCGACTCATCAATATGTATTCTGTGAAAGGTGATGTGATACTCGATCCGTTTCTGGGGACAGGAACCACAACTGCGGCTGCCATGACATCGGGACGCAACAGTATCGGTGTTGAGATTGATGAGAGTTTTCAACAGGTTATTTGTCCGATTACGGACCATATTGTCGACTTTTCAAATGATTATTTGCACAACAGATTACAAAAACACTGTGCGTTTGTCGAAGACCGGATTCAAAACTCAGGAGCGTTAAAGTATACAAACAAGCATTACGGTTGTCCGGTGGTGACAAGCCAAGAACAGTTTATTTTCCTGAACAGTTTAAAAGAGGCCTACACGCGCCGAGATAACATCTTTGAAGTCGTGTATTCAACCAAACCCCAAACTTGGAACTTTAATCAACCCCCAGAAACCTTAGTTCAGAATAAGGAGAAGTCCCAAACAAAACCTGTTCAACTCAGTATGTTGAATGCCCAGTAA
- a CDS encoding MjaI family restriction endonuclease yields MRIKLKNAEIQEYVNAPASEFPKYTTQLMNVANQNSQATRPRHVGQLSELIQEFPEQTFEEWVIWYQEHYPDAIDEATDRIISMIENFKEAVQKIDRTLVKSWVEDLVLVKTFAGLKFQEVILKKLAEIKGCDYRLAEPHEESQGIDGFVGEEAYSIKPSTYDAMPTLAESIEVKMVFYEKTADGVVFEIPEE; encoded by the coding sequence ATGCGAATTAAATTAAAGAATGCTGAGATTCAAGAGTATGTGAACGCTCCTGCTAGCGAATTTCCAAAGTACACGACCCAATTAATGAATGTCGCAAATCAGAATTCTCAAGCGACACGACCGAGGCACGTTGGACAATTGAGCGAACTGATTCAAGAATTTCCGGAACAGACTTTTGAAGAATGGGTTATATGGTATCAAGAACACTATCCCGATGCGATTGATGAGGCAACAGATAGAATAATCTCAATGATAGAAAACTTCAAAGAGGCTGTGCAAAAAATTGACCGAACTTTGGTTAAATCGTGGGTAGAGGATCTTGTTCTCGTCAAAACGTTTGCTGGACTTAAATTTCAGGAGGTAATCTTGAAAAAGTTGGCAGAAATAAAGGGATGTGACTACCGTTTAGCAGAACCGCATGAAGAATCACAAGGTATAGATGGGTTCGTAGGCGAAGAAGCATATTCCATCAAGCCCAGTACCTATGATGCAATGCCGACTTTAGCGGAGTCCATAGAGGTAAAGATGGTTTTTTATGAAAAGACGGCAGATGGCGTAGTGTTTGAAATACCAGAAGAATAG
- a CDS encoding DNA alkylation repair protein produces the protein MTDNKFKERLKSRIATFADEKRKLWFENYIKHDTKFRGVEISTVTTELKGWYRCENITKLRLDEQLNLALSFFEEEYAEDKLAGILFLQLYLYDKFDYRVLLSQFESIFENGYIYDWSVCDWFCIRVLRQLIRANGRECAEAISKWHTAQNVWQARCSVVAFSNLTKDAEYTPLLLKSNAKLIKREERFAKTAVGWILRELSKIDKQIVVDFIAENRQYFSRESHENAIKYFDKDEKKKMRKKLKQN, from the coding sequence ATGACTGACAACAAATTTAAGGAGAGACTAAAATCACGGATTGCCACATTTGCTGATGAAAAAAGAAAATTGTGGTTTGAAAATTATATTAAGCACGATACTAAATTTCGTGGCGTAGAAATATCTACAGTCACAACTGAATTAAAAGGTTGGTATAGGTGCGAAAACATTACCAAGCTCCGGCTTGATGAGCAGTTAAACTTGGCACTTTCATTTTTTGAAGAGGAGTATGCTGAAGATAAACTTGCAGGCATTTTATTCTTGCAACTTTATCTCTATGACAAATTTGATTATAGGGTGTTGCTTTCCCAGTTTGAGTCAATTTTTGAGAACGGGTATATATACGATTGGAGTGTGTGTGATTGGTTTTGTATCAGAGTGTTGCGACAGCTGATCAGAGCCAATGGTAGAGAGTGTGCTGAAGCAATATCTAAATGGCATACAGCCCAAAACGTATGGCAAGCCAGATGCTCTGTTGTCGCATTTTCCAATCTAACAAAAGACGCTGAGTACACACCACTCTTATTGAAATCAAATGCGAAATTGATTAAGAGAGAAGAGCGTTTTGCCAAAACTGCGGTGGGATGGATACTGCGGGAATTGTCAAAGATAGATAAACAGATAGTGGTGGATTTTATTGCGGAAAATCGTCAGTATTTTTCGAGAGAAAGTCATGAAAATGCGATAAAGTATTTTGATAAAGATGAAAAGAAAAAAATGAGAAAAAAATTAAAGCAAAATTAA
- a CDS encoding ABC transporter ATP-binding protein, producing MFGMGGELYEYSDEEQDLGKVYDRVLMKRLLAYLKPYKFQLLIIGFLMVGNTLARLAGPYLLQRGIDEHITPGVLDGLSTIAIFFVLALIGEFVFSYFEEYRMQMIGQHVMHDLRQTLFSHLQRLDVQFFDKNPVGRLMTRVMGDVQVLNELFASGVITVFANLLQILGIMAAMLLYNWKLALVTFTVIPIIFGATLVYQIYSRRAFREQRKQLARINAFLQENIVGMTTMQLFAQERRSHLRFNERNRRYLAANLRSIFYFSIFHPLIEVTASLAIAVIIWYGGGQVVQEALSFGVLLAFIRYAERFFWPIRELSEKYTIFQNAMASSERIFHLLDTQPSIVSAAPKSGTGTLKGEIEFRNVWFAYNDDDYVLRDVSFKVKPGEKVALVGHTGAGKTSIINLLCRFYEINKGQILIDGVDIREMNVKELREAVSIVQQNIFLFSDSIERNISLGNPSISPEQVKRAAEDVHLDRFVQKMPQVYSTEIKEDGGGLSVGQKQLVAFARALASDPSILILDEATSSVDTETEILIEDALRRLMADRTSVVIAHRLSTIQNADKIIVMHRGEIRETGTHNELLQQEGIYYRLYQLQYKEQERKK from the coding sequence ATGTTCGGCATGGGAGGCGAATTATACGAATATAGCGATGAAGAGCAAGACCTCGGGAAAGTCTATGACCGGGTGCTGATGAAGCGTCTCTTGGCGTATCTCAAACCCTACAAATTTCAACTGCTCATCATCGGATTCCTCATGGTCGGGAATACACTTGCACGCTTAGCTGGACCCTACCTATTGCAGCGTGGTATTGACGAGCACATTACCCCGGGCGTATTGGACGGATTAAGTACAATCGCGATTTTTTTCGTCCTGGCATTGATTGGCGAATTCGTATTCAGTTACTTTGAAGAATACCGCATGCAGATGATCGGACAACACGTGATGCACGATCTGCGACAAACGCTCTTTTCACATTTGCAACGCTTGGACGTCCAATTTTTTGATAAAAATCCGGTTGGCAGACTGATGACCCGCGTTATGGGAGATGTTCAGGTCCTCAATGAACTCTTTGCTTCCGGTGTGATTACCGTCTTCGCGAATCTACTCCAGATTTTGGGGATCATGGCAGCAATGCTCCTCTATAACTGGAAACTCGCACTCGTGACATTCACCGTGATTCCAATCATCTTCGGGGCAACGCTCGTCTACCAGATCTATTCGCGCCGTGCGTTTCGGGAACAACGTAAGCAACTCGCACGAATCAACGCCTTTTTGCAAGAGAACATCGTCGGTATGACGACGATGCAACTTTTCGCACAAGAGCGGCGGAGTCATCTCCGTTTTAACGAGCGCAACCGGAGATACCTCGCTGCGAACCTGCGAAGTATCTTCTATTTCTCAATTTTCCACCCACTGATTGAAGTAACTGCTTCTCTTGCGATAGCCGTGATTATCTGGTACGGTGGTGGACAGGTCGTGCAAGAGGCACTGAGTTTCGGCGTGCTGTTAGCGTTTATCCGTTACGCCGAACGTTTCTTTTGGCCCATCCGAGAACTCAGCGAAAAATATACCATCTTCCAGAACGCAATGGCATCCTCCGAGCGCATCTTCCATCTGCTGGATACACAACCCTCTATCGTCTCTGCCGCCCCTAAAAGCGGCACTGGTACTTTGAAGGGTGAGATTGAATTCCGAAACGTCTGGTTCGCCTATAACGACGATGATTACGTTTTACGGGATGTCTCATTTAAGGTGAAACCGGGCGAGAAGGTCGCACTCGTCGGGCATACGGGTGCGGGAAAAACCTCTATCATCAATCTGCTCTGCCGATTCTACGAGATTAACAAGGGACAGATCCTAATTGACGGTGTAGATATCCGAGAGATGAACGTCAAGGAATTACGGGAGGCGGTCAGTATTGTGCAACAGAATATCTTTCTCTTTTCCGACTCCATCGAACGGAATATCAGTCTGGGGAATCCGTCAATCTCGCCGGAGCAGGTGAAACGTGCCGCGGAAGATGTACACTTAGATCGGTTCGTTCAGAAAATGCCGCAGGTCTACAGCACAGAGATTAAAGAGGACGGCGGCGGGTTATCCGTTGGACAGAAACAGTTGGTCGCCTTTGCGCGTGCGTTAGCCTCCGATCCGAGTATCCTTATTCTCGACGAAGCGACCTCAAGCGTTGACACCGAAACCGAAATTCTGATTGAAGATGCGCTTAGGCGTTTAATGGCAGACCGCACCTCCGTCGTCATCGCGCACCGACTCTCGACGATCCAAAATGCGGATAAGATTATCGTGATGCACCGCGGCGAAATCCGAGAGACCGGCACCCACAATGAATTATTGCAACAGGAGGGCATCTATTATCGGTTGTATCAGTTGCAGTATAAGGAGCAGGAACGAAAAAAATAG
- a CDS encoding ABC transporter ATP-binding protein yields MINTDSRNSRQNIKYSLNTTPYGKTHSPERSLTIRSLLGLKKYIIRYRYAISISFVLVILTNGILLISPKILQRVFDELERAIRDPDFTVSTGRVLFFGLLVFGVALFAGILRFAQRRIIQGVARQMEFHLRADFFLHLQKLSASYYDNVRTGDLMTRATSDLNAIRMVLSSAIMYTADATVFFGFALTIMLQIDASLTVVALLPYPILAVLIRSLGKRLHAHYESIQEAFSTLNTKVQENLSGVRVVKAYTLEASEVEHFQELNHEFVERNHRQIRLMTFFFPLFRFLPGIGGVVLLWMGGLHVIEGKITLGDFVAFSAYLMMLVRPMITLGFIVNTFERGAASMDRMNAVLNEKPAIFDSEQVKWSIKNIEGEIEFRNLNFDYPDGTPVLKDINLKIARGMTLAIVGGTGSGKSTLVNLIPRIRQSERGTIFIDGVDIQDIPLNVLRSNIGFVEQEPFLFSDYLRNNITYGLEVADDEEVKEAAHSADLLAQIEEFPDGLETFLGERGITISGGQRQRSALARAIIIKPKILILDDAFANVDTQTEDTILNRLDEIMKDRTTILISHRISTVKNADHIIVLNDGSIVETGTHEQLLEHNGIYAGIYETQLLQEELEEF; encoded by the coding sequence TTGATTAATACAGATAGCCGAAATTCACGTCAAAATATAAAATACTCTCTTAACACAACACCATACGGCAAAACGCATTCGCCGGAAAGGAGTCTCACCATTCGTAGTCTGCTCGGTCTCAAGAAGTACATCATTCGGTATCGATACGCCATTTCAATCAGCTTCGTCCTCGTGATTCTAACGAATGGGATCCTGCTGATCAGTCCAAAGATCCTGCAAAGGGTTTTTGACGAGTTAGAACGCGCCATTAGGGACCCAGACTTTACAGTATCCACGGGTCGAGTCCTTTTTTTCGGGCTTCTTGTCTTCGGCGTCGCGCTCTTTGCCGGTATCCTCCGTTTCGCCCAACGGCGCATCATCCAAGGGGTCGCCAGACAGATGGAGTTTCACCTCCGTGCCGACTTCTTTCTCCATCTCCAAAAACTCTCCGCTTCCTATTACGATAACGTCCGCACCGGCGATCTGATGACACGCGCCACCAGCGACCTAAACGCCATCCGAATGGTACTGAGCAGTGCGATCATGTACACTGCTGATGCAACAGTGTTTTTCGGGTTCGCGCTTACCATTATGCTTCAGATTGACGCAAGCCTAACGGTTGTTGCGTTGCTGCCTTATCCGATCCTCGCAGTTTTGATTCGTTCTCTCGGAAAGCGGTTACACGCCCATTATGAGAGTATCCAAGAGGCGTTCTCAACACTGAATACCAAGGTACAAGAGAATTTGTCGGGTGTGCGGGTCGTGAAAGCATATACGCTTGAGGCAAGTGAGGTCGAGCATTTCCAAGAACTGAATCACGAGTTTGTTGAACGGAACCACCGGCAAATCCGATTGATGACGTTCTTCTTTCCGCTCTTCCGCTTCCTACCGGGTATCGGGGGTGTGGTGCTCCTCTGGATGGGCGGTCTCCATGTCATTGAAGGGAAGATTACACTCGGCGATTTTGTGGCGTTCAGTGCCTATCTCATGATGCTCGTCCGTCCGATGATTACCCTCGGTTTCATTGTCAACACCTTTGAACGCGGGGCAGCGTCTATGGATCGGATGAACGCAGTTCTCAATGAGAAACCAGCAATTTTCGACAGCGAACAGGTGAAATGGAGTATCAAAAACATTGAAGGCGAAATTGAGTTTAGAAACCTAAATTTCGATTACCCAGACGGAACGCCTGTACTCAAAGACATCAACCTCAAAATTGCGCGTGGTATGACGCTCGCGATTGTCGGTGGGACGGGGTCTGGAAAATCAACCCTTGTCAACCTCATTCCTCGTATCCGTCAATCAGAACGTGGCACCATCTTTATCGACGGCGTGGACATTCAGGATATACCGCTAAACGTTCTCCGCTCCAATATCGGATTTGTGGAGCAGGAACCGTTTCTCTTCTCAGACTATTTGCGAAACAATATCACCTACGGCCTCGAAGTAGCGGACGATGAAGAGGTAAAAGAAGCCGCACACTCCGCAGATCTCCTTGCACAAATTGAAGAATTCCCTGACGGATTGGAAACCTTCCTCGGTGAACGTGGCATAACGATTTCCGGGGGGCAACGCCAACGGAGCGCACTCGCACGCGCAATTATCATTAAACCCAAAATCCTTATCCTTGACGACGCCTTCGCAAACGTGGATACCCAAACCGAGGATACGATTCTCAACCGACTCGACGAGATCATGAAGGATCGCACGACGATCCTCATTTCGCATCGGATCTCTACGGTCAAAAATGCCGACCACATTATCGTCCTCAATGACGGTAGCATCGTTGAAACAGGTACACACGAACAACTGCTTGAACACAACGGGATTTACGCCGGCATCTACGAAACACAACTCTTGCAAGAGGAACTCGAAGAATTTTAA
- the gnd gene encoding decarboxylating NADP(+)-dependent phosphogluconate dehydrogenase — MGENLALNMESKGFEVAVFNRTVSRVDAFMAGAAKDKNITGTHSIPELIGKLDSPRKIILMVKAGEPVDAFIGQLVPHLSKGDLIIDGGNSNFNDTVRRHAELAEQDILFIGTGISGGEEGALKGPAMMPGGSAEAYALVAPIFTRIAAQVEGTPCCSYIGPDGAGHYVKMVHNGIEYGDMQLICEAYSLMKGILGMSADEMHGVFSDWNRGELNSYLIEITADIFTQLDKGGTPFVDVVLDQAGQKGTGKWTSISALDLGISAPTIAEAVFARCISAVKSERVAAEQVIHGPGGTYQGDRDEALKAIHDALYAAKICSYAQGFALMREASEEFGWNLDLGQISLGWRGGCIIRAKFLHRIAEAFERNPELPNLMLDSYFRDVLETAQPNWRSVISTATQLGVPIPAFSSALAYFDSYRSGRLSANLIQAMRDYFGAHTYHKLDADGNTILGEDGEPTVFHTEWMLEGRPEVIVD, encoded by the coding sequence ATGGGCGAAAACCTCGCACTGAATATGGAGAGCAAAGGGTTTGAGGTGGCGGTCTTCAACCGGACCGTCTCACGGGTAGATGCTTTCATGGCGGGTGCTGCGAAGGACAAAAATATCACTGGGACGCATTCGATTCCGGAACTCATTGGGAAGTTAGACAGTCCCCGAAAAATTATCTTGATGGTGAAAGCAGGTGAACCCGTCGATGCGTTTATTGGACAATTGGTCCCGCATCTTTCAAAGGGTGACCTTATTATTGACGGTGGAAACTCCAATTTCAACGACACTGTCCGTCGGCATGCGGAATTGGCTGAGCAGGACATTCTGTTTATCGGCACAGGTATCTCCGGCGGCGAAGAGGGTGCGCTCAAGGGACCGGCAATGATGCCGGGCGGTTCAGCCGAGGCTTACGCACTCGTGGCACCGATCTTTACGAGGATTGCGGCACAGGTGGAAGGCACACCGTGTTGTTCTTATATCGGACCCGATGGCGCGGGACATTACGTCAAGATGGTGCATAACGGCATTGAATACGGCGACATGCAGCTGATATGTGAAGCCTACTCCCTGATGAAAGGCATTTTGGGAATGAGTGCCGACGAGATGCATGGGGTCTTCAGCGACTGGAACCGCGGCGAACTAAATTCTTACCTCATCGAAATCACAGCTGACATCTTCACACAACTCGATAAGGGTGGCACGCCTTTCGTTGATGTGGTACTGGACCAGGCAGGACAGAAGGGCACTGGCAAATGGACGAGTATTTCGGCACTGGATCTCGGTATCTCTGCGCCGACAATCGCGGAGGCGGTTTTTGCGCGTTGCATCTCCGCTGTTAAAAGCGAACGCGTTGCGGCAGAACAGGTTATCCATGGGCCCGGTGGTACTTATCAAGGCGATCGGGACGAGGCACTCAAAGCGATTCACGACGCGCTTTACGCCGCGAAAATCTGCTCTTATGCCCAAGGCTTCGCCTTAATGCGGGAAGCAAGTGAGGAGTTTGGATGGAATCTGGATCTCGGTCAGATTAGTCTCGGATGGCGAGGTGGGTGTATTATCCGGGCGAAGTTCCTACATCGGATCGCAGAGGCGTTCGAGCGGAATCCTGAACTGCCGAACCTCATGCTTGATTCCTACTTCCGAGATGTGCTTGAAACCGCGCAACCCAACTGGCGGAGTGTTATCAGTACAGCCACGCAACTCGGTGTTCCTATCCCGGCATTCAGTTCCGCTTTAGCCTATTTCGATAGCTACCGTAGCGGCAGACTTTCTGCGAATCTGATTCAGGCGATGCGGGACTATTTCGGTGCACACACCTATCATAAACTCGATGCAGATGGAAACACGATCCTCGGAGAAGACGGGGAACCGACGGTGTTCCATACCGAATGGATGCTTGAGGGACGTCCTGAAGTTATTGTTGATTAA
- a CDS encoding HAD family hydrolase has translation MEHGSQQALHDFQPQHEFFVGIDSDGCVFNSMEVKHNDCFSVNLVKHFGLASISRQVHQAWDFVNLYSKTRGTNRFKAILLVCDFLREMPLVQKMEVAVPELSHLQEWSETETKLGNPALQAAIDNATGERLDELSQVMAWSLGVNESVAEIVYNLPPFPGVRETLQRLQGKSDVIVVSATPDEALIREWAEHKIDAYVALIAGQEMGTKTEHLTITTKDRYPENHVLMLGDSPGDLKAARDVGALFFPVNPGSEDTSWQLFLDEAMGKFFDGHYAGAYEDALIDKFQELLPETPPWE, from the coding sequence ATGGAACACGGATCACAACAGGCATTACACGATTTTCAACCGCAACACGAATTTTTCGTTGGAATTGATTCGGACGGTTGCGTTTTCAACAGCATGGAGGTCAAACACAACGACTGTTTCAGCGTGAACCTCGTCAAACATTTCGGCTTGGCATCTATCTCACGACAGGTGCATCAGGCGTGGGATTTTGTGAATCTCTATTCAAAGACGCGTGGCACGAATCGGTTTAAGGCGATTCTACTGGTCTGCGATTTCCTACGCGAGATGCCACTTGTGCAAAAGATGGAGGTTGCGGTGCCAGAATTGTCTCACCTGCAAGAATGGTCGGAAACAGAGACGAAACTCGGCAACCCCGCGCTGCAAGCCGCGATTGACAACGCAACAGGAGAACGACTCGACGAATTGAGCCAAGTGATGGCGTGGAGTCTCGGTGTGAACGAGAGTGTTGCAGAGATTGTTTATAACCTCCCACCCTTTCCTGGGGTGCGCGAAACCTTGCAACGGCTTCAGGGCAAATCGGATGTCATTGTCGTTTCCGCGACGCCGGATGAAGCACTTATACGCGAATGGGCTGAACACAAAATTGACGCCTACGTCGCTCTGATTGCCGGACAGGAGATGGGAACAAAGACAGAACATCTCACGATAACGACGAAAGATAGGTATCCCGAAAACCACGTCTTGATGCTCGGTGATTCTCCCGGTGACCTGAAAGCGGCAAGAGATGTAGGCGCGCTATTCTTTCCCGTCAATCCCGGCTCCGAGGATACGTCGTGGCAACTCTTCCTTGACGAAGCAATGGGTAAATTCTTCGACGGACACTACGCCGGTGCGTATGAGGACGCGTTGATTGATAAGTTTCAGGAATTGTTGCCGGAAACGCCGCCGTGGGAATAA
- a CDS encoding D-2-hydroxyacid dehydrogenase translates to MKILLQGRVEGELLQRLESIVGDEHTFVTPASQEALIEEGKDAEVFYGYCSEDLFPHLPNIKWIQSSSAGMDRHMYPALRESDVLLTNAAGLYGTHVADQAFALLLGLARGIHESVRNQDKHQWGGARTMPMIEIDGFKIGIVGMGGIGMQMAKRAKGFDMYVMAVDAYRTDKPDTVDELLPMDQLSNMMSQVDVVMIACPLTEETRGLINKENLSVMQPTAFFINVARGPIVNEPDLIEILRAGTIAAVGLDVTEIEPLSADSPLWDFDNIIISPHSAGGSQRRMHRITSFFLDNLERYLKGEELRNVVNKQLGF, encoded by the coding sequence ATGAAGATACTATTACAAGGACGTGTTGAAGGTGAACTGCTCCAGAGATTGGAGAGCATTGTCGGTGACGAGCACACCTTTGTTACCCCAGCTTCACAAGAGGCGCTTATCGAAGAAGGCAAAGATGCTGAAGTCTTTTACGGCTACTGCAGTGAAGACCTTTTTCCGCACCTACCGAACATCAAGTGGATTCAATCTTCCAGCGCGGGTATGGACCGACACATGTACCCTGCGCTCCGTGAGAGCGATGTTCTTTTAACGAACGCGGCGGGCTTATACGGGACACACGTCGCAGATCAAGCGTTCGCGCTCTTGCTCGGTTTGGCACGCGGTATCCACGAATCTGTTCGGAATCAGGACAAACACCAATGGGGCGGCGCAAGGACAATGCCGATGATCGAGATCGACGGATTTAAGATCGGTATCGTCGGAATGGGCGGCATCGGGATGCAGATGGCGAAGCGCGCAAAAGGCTTTGACATGTATGTGATGGCTGTCGATGCCTACCGCACCGATAAACCCGACACTGTCGATGAATTGCTGCCGATGGATCAGCTTTCCAATATGATGAGCCAAGTCGATGTTGTGATGATTGCGTGTCCGTTGACGGAGGAGACACGGGGCCTCATCAATAAGGAGAATCTATCCGTGATGCAACCGACAGCGTTCTTTATCAATGTCGCTCGCGGTCCGATTGTCAATGAACCCGATCTGATTGAGATTCTCCGCGCCGGTACAATCGCGGCGGTGGGCTTGGATGTCACCGAGATCGAGCCGCTTTCTGCGGACAGTCCGTTATGGGATTTCGATAACATTATCATCTCGCCGCATTCTGCGGGAGGTTCGCAGCGGCGGATGCACCGTATCACCTCATTCTTCTTGGATAACTTGGAACGGTATCTGAAGGGTGAGGAGTTGCGGAACGTTGTGAACAAGCAGCTCGGTTTTTAG
- a CDS encoding TrmB family transcriptional regulator — protein sequence MNKHNLSKAGRSEKEATIAEILKENPKATRAEITERTGIPDTTVYHIRKRIEGQTRYKIREDYNIVYAWRWSGDSRFAKIGKTTIGGLEGRMLKTYHPTDDPVLIAIMLCSSEDQASENHDYFLNEAFERTRSDREWVIIDPGFHEEINDLCISDPNELSEMFNGRIKTETS from the coding sequence ATGAACAAACATAATCTCAGCAAAGCGGGGCGTTCAGAGAAAGAAGCGACAATTGCTGAAATACTCAAAGAAAATCCGAAGGCAACAAGGGCAGAAATCACGGAACGCACAGGTATACCTGACACAACGGTATATCACATTCGTAAGAGAATCGAAGGGCAAACGCGGTATAAAATAAGAGAAGACTATAATATTGTGTATGCTTGGAGATGGTCTGGCGATAGTAGGTTCGCGAAAATAGGTAAAACTACTATAGGTGGATTAGAGGGGCGGATGTTAAAAACGTATCATCCTACAGATGACCCGGTCCTGATCGCTATTATGCTGTGTAGTAGCGAGGATCAAGCCTCAGAAAATCATGACTATTTTCTAAACGAAGCGTTTGAGCGGACCCGCTCGGATAGAGAGTGGGTGATTATCGACCCAGGTTTTCACGAAGAAATCAATGACCTCTGTATATCAGACCCTAATGAGCTGTCTGAAATGTTTAACGGACGGATAAAAACAGAAACATCATAA